A region of Etheostoma cragini isolate CJK2018 chromosome 2, CSU_Ecrag_1.0, whole genome shotgun sequence DNA encodes the following proteins:
- the si:ch211-207j7.2 gene encoding uncharacterized protein si:ch211-207j7.2, which produces MATKPMARQEEGPVNPPDEWVNEFLAHGEVGATISHSHSNSSQLRDRKAPRAEPEEDVDALEPGARDQTRQENQTLSEHQESTIISLCTPRETQDTVTDLEQVAQLSEALQTQEPSEKSVDSCEDALPPHPPFTASSTEECFEQERLSSLEGEVAEWISDAEIMSDPTEDITSPDGQNSQEWPTLLTELVNRELDSSCEEVMGHDVTTEKNGIQLNHSPDGFDQSIPENNISGAAAAGINTTSHHSPSERNASDDAYTICSPPFADESEEEEEVSIHVMSCQQQWTALDIRGKPFKLSHSAEISVSTEQDQTSTLAVAPSAKQQEELLSKSQSELAPGGANQEAAQQVLGQSFSPLSTVAMELSNQGGAASQGSVFVVAVRKLHSSARERTEGGSKQTGGEGGQKESGLESNKAVGQKHGGGLLTFLKTVQTQKVKTKKHRFVSSKLTKMESDSYDDSQSDSGVSADFSPCSTLEDNTVSTGTPAAVPKETPIEREIRRSIEREHSLRRSRGLPNPPTSPEYVDIPLRKTVLLQPIDAHSERCQGKDRQFAGKKMQHEIFEEAQREQDLVKLGKVTGFYDKGTVRQVKERKQLFEAFQKPNDSTLTLSARSKAPSWSSASDISTLENQDDRSSQASTMGGSYVEKVPTQSPNLEGGFTSLPPRGPGFSEGTACQVIILENNLSVPAQKLYHVKPEAEAFTVVDSRPNISSSRTEGHGGIKVREQEKKEEEEEVTLKENPFFKLRSSTNLVEQDIREAQEREKELHRQRISLYGGTEGAQGGVVEGGERPVSTEGKSPTLSSSSLSGLPVSDLPGSSSRGGTRPTAARQSVGKFGMWPPAQAEEEKINQPEVLQSPRTPRQKTPLVQRWESGLVNGHNIEDN; this is translated from the exons atggcaacaaagcCCATGGCCCGGCAGGAAGAGGGTCCTGTCAACCCACCGGACGAGTGGGTCAATGAGTTCTTGGCGCACGGTGAGGTGGGTGCAACCATAAGTCATTCCCATTCCAACTCCTCACAACTGCGAGACAGAAAGGCTCCCAGGGCAGAACCTGAAGAGGACGTAGACGCCCTGGAGCCTGGTGCTCGAGACCAAACCCGCCAAGAGAACCAAACGCTCTCGGAACATCAGGAATCAACAATAATTAGTCTGTGCACCCCAAGGGAGACACAAGACACGGTGACAGACTTAGAACAAGTTGCCCAACTATCAGAAGCATTACAGACTCAAGAGCCATCTGAAAAGTCTGTTGATTCATGTGAGGATGCTTTGCCACCTCATCCTCCCTTCACTGCTTCATCGACAGAGGAATGCTTTGAACAAGAGAGACTTTCCAGCTTAGAGGGGGAGGTGGCTGAGTGGATCAGTGATGCTGAGATCATGTCAGACCCAACAGAAGACATTACGTCCCCTGATGGCCAGAACAGTCAAGAATGGCCAACTCTTCTTACTGAGCTAGTAAATAGAGAGTTAGATTCATCCTGTGAGGAAGTGATGGGACATGATGTGACAACAGAGAAGAATGGCATACAGCTGAACCACTCACCAGATGGTTTTGACCAAAGTATACCTGAAAATAATATATCAGGGGCTGCAGCCGCTGGAATAAATACAACTTCTCATCATTCTCCGTCTGAAAGAAACGCCTCAGATGATGCATACACAATTTGCTCTCCTCCTTTTGCTGATGAaagtgaggaagaagaggaagtgagCATTCATGTTATGTCTTGTCAGCAGCAATGGACTGCACTAGATATCAGAGGCAAGCCTTTCAAACTGTCACATTCTGCTGAAATTTCAGTTTCCACTGAACAAGACCAAACCTCAACTCTGGCTGTAGCTCCCTCAGCCAAACAGCAGGAGGAGCTATTGTCCAAGAGCCAAAGTGAACTTGCCCCCGGGGGAGCAAACCAGGAAGCTGCACAACAGGTGCTCGGCCAGAGCTTTTCACCTTTGTCTACCGTTGCCATGGAGCTGTCCAATCAGGGCGGGGCAGCTTCTCAAGgctctgtttttgttgtagctGTGAGAAAACTGCACAGCAGCGCAAGGGaaaggacagagggaggaagcAAGCAAACAGGTGGAGAgggaggacagaaagagagtggACTTGAAAGTAACAAGGCAGTTGGGCAGAAACACGGTGGAGgactgttgacatttttaaaaacagtccAAACACAAAaggtaaagacaaaaaaacacagatttgtgtCTTCTAAACTCACCAAGATGGAAAGTGACTCTTATGATGATAGCCAGAGTGACAGTGGAGTTTCAGCGGACTTCTCCCCATGCAGCACTTTGGAGGACAACACCGTCTCTACAGGCACTCCAGCAGCTGTACCCAAAGAGACTCCCATTGAGAGGGAAATCCGACGGTCTATAGAGCGTGAACACAGTCTGAGGAGGTCTAGAGGGCTTCCAAATCCACCCACTTCGCCAGAGTATGTAGACATCCCTCTAAGGAAAACTGTTCTCCTCCAGCCAATAGATGCTCATTCTGAGAGGTGTCAAGGTAAAGACAGGCAGTTTGCAGGCAAGAAGATGCAGCATGAGATCTTTGAGGAGGCCCAGAGGGAACAGGATCTGGTCAAACTTGGGAAAGTTACAGGTTTCTATGACAAAGGCACTGTACGCCAAGTCAAGGAGAGGAAACAGCTTTTTGAGGCCTTTCAGAAACCCAATGACTCAACTTTGACTCTGTCAGCCAGGAGTAAGGCCCCGTCCTGGTCCTCTGCCAGTGACATTTCAACCCTGGAGAACCAGGACGACAGGTCATCACAGGCATCCACTATGGGAGGCTCATATGTGGAGAAGGTTCCCACACAGAGCCCAAACCTAGAAGGGGGTTTCACTTCTTTGCCCCCCCGAGGACCAGGCTTTTCTGAGGGGACAGCCTGTCAGGTCATCATCCTAGAGAACAATCTGAGTGTCCCAGCACAGAAGCTCTACCACGTCAAACCAGAGGCAGAGGCCTTCACTGTAGTCGACTCAAGACCTAACATCTCATCATCCAGGACAGAAGGACATGGTGGAATTAAAGTGAGAGAGCaggaaaagaaggaggaagaggaggaagtgacACTCAAGGAGAACCCCTTTTTCAAACTGCGCTCCTCAACCAATTTAGTGGAGCAGGACATCCGGGAGGCtcaagagagggagaaggagctTCACAGGCAAAGGATCAGTCTGTATGGGGGTACAGAGGGTGCACAAGGAGGGGTTgtggaaggaggagagaggccAGTCAGCACAGAAGGAAAGAGTCCCAcgttgtcttcttcttcactgaGTGGACTGCCTGTTTCTGACTTACCTGGCTCATCATCCAGAGGGGGAACTAGACCCACAGCAG cACGCCAGTCAGTTGGCAAGTTTGGCATGTGGCCTCCTGCCCAGGCGGAAGAGGAGAAGATTAACCAGCCAGAG GTCCTCCAGAGTCCCAGGACCCCCAGACAGAAGACGCCTCTAGTCCAACGCTGGGAGTCAGGCCTAGTCAACGGGCACAACATAGAAGACAACTGA
- the LOC117935482 gene encoding uncharacterized protein LOC117935482 isoform X2, translating into MLYRTTEKVDSKELQSGAEEVTFTVRVKEGDSVQLFCCLYKDQDGHYSVFSPYLQLEHMRDALPVPTLVVQQQTDVWHLLCTGSAAYPDAVFSLYVADVELPVATHRATLLHHQAIFPVPVQDTPVAIYQCQYDVLLGKKWKSSERSLSLPITKGIPPPSSTDLSGVDWPLVLGSFSVVVLIICAVSLLVVVAHRKVKAAAEKKKKRQEAQFWTQVHAKDHAVDLTLRRTSFPSQEWASADTTTETAHGSPLWNSLSTFTTPIPAIH; encoded by the exons ATGTTGTACCGAACTACAgaaaag GTGGACTCTAAGGAGTTGCAGTCTGGTGCTGAAGAGGTTACGTTCACTGTGAGGGTAAAGGAAGGGGATTCAGTCCAACTCTTCTGCTGTCTGTACAAGGACCAGGATGGTCATTACAGTGTGTTCAGTCCCTATTTGCAGCTTGAGCACATGAGAG ATGCCTTGCCAGTTCCCACCCTTGTCGTCCAGCAGCAGACGGACGTGTGGCATTTGCTCTGCACAGGCTCTGCTGCTTACCCCGATGCGGTGTTCTCCCTCTACGTGGCTGATGTTgaacttcctgttgccactcaCCGTGCCACCTTGCTCCACCACCAGGCCATCTTCCCAGTGCCTGTCCAGGACACTCCAGTGGCTATTTACCAGTGCCAGTACGATGTCCTCCTGGGAAAGAAATGGAAAAGCTCTGAGCGCAGCCTCTCATTGCCCATAACAAAAG GAATTCCTCCTCCGTCATCAACAG ATTTGTCCGGTGTGGACTGGCCTCTCGTACTGGGCTCTTTCTCTGTTGTGGTGTTGATCATCTGCGCAGTGTCACTCTTGGTTGTGGTGGCACACAGGAAAG TTAAAGCAGCGgctgagaaaaagaagaaaag ACAGGAAGCCCAGTTCTGGACTCAAGTTCATGCTAAGGACCATGCTGTTG ACCTTACACTCAGGCGTACAAGCTTCCCCTCTCAG GAATGGGCCAGTGCGGACACAACTACAGAGACAGCCCACGGATCTCCTTTATGGAACTCACTTTCTACATTCACAACCCCGATCCCTGCGATCCATTAG
- the LOC117935482 gene encoding uncharacterized protein LOC117935482 isoform X1, which yields MQVVSGGKSLWRYTLLFTSLQLWGRPLASTSSPPLPAPKLDIYLRSKSSVVLVCRAPEGHQGVNFMLYRTTEKVDSKELQSGAEEVTFTVRVKEGDSVQLFCCLYKDQDGHYSVFSPYLQLEHMRDALPVPTLVVQQQTDVWHLLCTGSAAYPDAVFSLYVADVELPVATHRATLLHHQAIFPVPVQDTPVAIYQCQYDVLLGKKWKSSERSLSLPITKGIPPPSSTDLSGVDWPLVLGSFSVVVLIICAVSLLVVVAHRKVKAAAEKKKKRQEAQFWTQVHAKDHAVDLTLRRTSFPSQEWASADTTTETAHGSPLWNSLSTFTTPIPAIH from the exons ATGCAGGTTGTTAGTGGTGGGAAATCACTCTGGAGATACACTCTGTTATTCACTTCTCTACAACTTTGGG GAAGACCTTTAGCTTCgacttcctctcctcctcttcctgcacCTAAACTTGACATCTATTTGAGGTCAAAGAGCTCAGTGGTTCTGGTTTGCCGAGCTCCAGAGGGCCACCAAGGAGTTAATTTCATGTTGTACCGAACTACAgaaaag GTGGACTCTAAGGAGTTGCAGTCTGGTGCTGAAGAGGTTACGTTCACTGTGAGGGTAAAGGAAGGGGATTCAGTCCAACTCTTCTGCTGTCTGTACAAGGACCAGGATGGTCATTACAGTGTGTTCAGTCCCTATTTGCAGCTTGAGCACATGAGAG ATGCCTTGCCAGTTCCCACCCTTGTCGTCCAGCAGCAGACGGACGTGTGGCATTTGCTCTGCACAGGCTCTGCTGCTTACCCCGATGCGGTGTTCTCCCTCTACGTGGCTGATGTTgaacttcctgttgccactcaCCGTGCCACCTTGCTCCACCACCAGGCCATCTTCCCAGTGCCTGTCCAGGACACTCCAGTGGCTATTTACCAGTGCCAGTACGATGTCCTCCTGGGAAAGAAATGGAAAAGCTCTGAGCGCAGCCTCTCATTGCCCATAACAAAAG GAATTCCTCCTCCGTCATCAACAG ATTTGTCCGGTGTGGACTGGCCTCTCGTACTGGGCTCTTTCTCTGTTGTGGTGTTGATCATCTGCGCAGTGTCACTCTTGGTTGTGGTGGCACACAGGAAAG TTAAAGCAGCGgctgagaaaaagaagaaaag ACAGGAAGCCCAGTTCTGGACTCAAGTTCATGCTAAGGACCATGCTGTTG ACCTTACACTCAGGCGTACAAGCTTCCCCTCTCAG GAATGGGCCAGTGCGGACACAACTACAGAGACAGCCCACGGATCTCCTTTATGGAACTCACTTTCTACATTCACAACCCCGATCCCTGCGATCCATTAG
- the LOC117935482 gene encoding uncharacterized protein LOC117935482 isoform X3, producing the protein MVQITSTDALPVPTLVVQQQTDVWHLLCTGSAAYPDAVFSLYVADVELPVATHRATLLHHQAIFPVPVQDTPVAIYQCQYDVLLGKKWKSSERSLSLPITKGIPPPSSTDLSGVDWPLVLGSFSVVVLIICAVSLLVVVAHRKVKAAAEKKKKRQEAQFWTQVHAKDHAVDLTLRRTSFPSQEWASADTTTETAHGSPLWNSLSTFTTPIPAIH; encoded by the exons ATGGTTCAAATCACTAGTACAG ATGCCTTGCCAGTTCCCACCCTTGTCGTCCAGCAGCAGACGGACGTGTGGCATTTGCTCTGCACAGGCTCTGCTGCTTACCCCGATGCGGTGTTCTCCCTCTACGTGGCTGATGTTgaacttcctgttgccactcaCCGTGCCACCTTGCTCCACCACCAGGCCATCTTCCCAGTGCCTGTCCAGGACACTCCAGTGGCTATTTACCAGTGCCAGTACGATGTCCTCCTGGGAAAGAAATGGAAAAGCTCTGAGCGCAGCCTCTCATTGCCCATAACAAAAG GAATTCCTCCTCCGTCATCAACAG ATTTGTCCGGTGTGGACTGGCCTCTCGTACTGGGCTCTTTCTCTGTTGTGGTGTTGATCATCTGCGCAGTGTCACTCTTGGTTGTGGTGGCACACAGGAAAG TTAAAGCAGCGgctgagaaaaagaagaaaag ACAGGAAGCCCAGTTCTGGACTCAAGTTCATGCTAAGGACCATGCTGTTG ACCTTACACTCAGGCGTACAAGCTTCCCCTCTCAG GAATGGGCCAGTGCGGACACAACTACAGAGACAGCCCACGGATCTCCTTTATGGAACTCACTTTCTACATTCACAACCCCGATCCCTGCGATCCATTAG
- the LOC117951685 gene encoding rab11 family-interacting protein 4A-like: MDKDFFHKPGRLLIFVRKLKEVFDLCDEDSDGFIRPEHFVQLGSQFGQAEQVKKLAQCLDPDTFGRINFKNFCRGVLTMKGKNGLKLRVSVKSGQLTLHSGHRPTRTQEETEPGLCH; this comes from the exons ATGGATAAAGACTTTTTTCATAAGCCGGGACGTCTGTTGATATTTGTGAGGAAACTCAAAGAAGTGTTTGACTTGTGTGACGAAGACTCAGACGGGTTTATCCGCCCTGAACACTTTGTGCAGCTGGGATCCCAGTTTGGACAAGCAGAACAG GTGAAGAAGTTGGCCCAATGTCTAGACCCCGACACTTTTGGGAGGATCAATTTCAAAAACTTCTGCCGTGGTGTCCTCACCATGAAAGGTAAGAATGGGCTCAA ACTAAGAGTCTCTGTAAAATCAGGTCAGCTTACCCTCCACAGTGGGCACAGGCCAACCAGGACACAGGAAGAGACAGAGCCGGGGCTCTGCCACTGA